A single Oryza brachyantha chromosome 8, ObraRS2, whole genome shotgun sequence DNA region contains:
- the LOC102703601 gene encoding uncharacterized protein LOC102703601 translates to MACLAISLQPVNGPDILLQTRSWFPVSRALAAVSAFRLARLHLARGKQQLQQSASSAAAAASLDAIGDDPLAAGSGQLVVGVESQYRVVYRLVNSIYVLGVTTSSDHASPAVHAFAVADAVNQAVSVVVAACRGVDVTPDKVHRKYPEVYLALDLVLHGVGSVRLSQILATIHGDNLARMVNSSPDAEARARGADPWPAVEHLAHDRHAARDGFTGASFELPQETLAAGDEFSASNIAPAAAAATGDEAPPEEAAPAEKDPFAASELVNKPEEALVGGFKKNKETAIVVADPAAALAGLEVTTLPPAEATKPTFIGVEGFEGDYGGIEFSNEEASLAEAFQGFNAPFGGGLDASEFVTTTKKDHKDKSITGLELLATSAGQATNAAGGTPLENLLVTKSTEMTAPELYIVEEINAEFKESILARVGLKGTIFLRTLPPKKVAGKETEFSFRLEGTSGMKKAALQSAVLSNLENGMFHVRTPPKEEPIPIMKYSFLPKHSPLPLRMRLVKRHSGTLLSVMIQFASNPMMPQPLSNVTFIIKLPVDPTLLNVSPKAVLNRAERELRWHIPDIPLKGPAGRLRARMPVDQDSKDGELEVVGMVKFAYQGPFTLSGIKLCPATDGTTQFNEAGHTFSSGSYLCI, encoded by the coding sequence atggcgtgcCTCGCGATCTCCCTGCAGCCGGTGAACGGCCCCGACATCCTCCTCCAGACGCGCTCCTGGTTCCCCGTctcgcgcgcgctcgccgccgtctccgccttCCGCCTCGCGCGCCTCCACCTCGCCCGCGggaagcagcagctgcagcagtcAGCGTCCtctgcggcggctgcggcctCGCTCGACGCCATCGGGGACGACCCCCTCGCGGCCGGGTCCGGGCAGCTCGTGGTCGGGGTGGAGTCGCAGTACCGCGTCGTGTACCGCCTCGTGAACTCCATCTACGTTCTCGgcgtcaccacctcctccgACCACGCGTCCCCCGCCGTGCACGCCTTCGCCGTCGCGGACGCCGTCAACCAGGCcgtctccgtcgtcgtcgccgcctgccgcgGCGTCGATGTCACACCGGACAAGGTGCACCGGAAGTACCCGGAGGTCTATCTCGCCCTCGATCTCGTCCTCCATGGCGTCGGCTCCGTTCGCCTCTCCCAGATTCTTGCCACCATTCATGGCGACAACCTTGCCCGCATGGTGAACTCCTCTCCTGATGCCGAGGCTCGTGCTCGCGGTGCTGATCCCTGGCCTGCCGTCGAGCACCTCGCCCACGACCGTCATGCCGCACGCGATGGCTTCACGGGCGCCTCGTTCGAGCTACCCCAAGAGACACTTGCTGCCGGTGACGAGTTCTCTGCGTCTAACATTGCGCCTGCAGCTGCTGCGGCTACCGGGGATGAGGCTCCACCGGAGGAGGCAGCTCCTGCAGAGAAGGACCCATTTGCAGCCAGCGAACTGGTTAACAAGCCTGAGGAAGCATTGGTTGGTGGGTTCAAGAAGAACAAGGAGACTGCCATTGTGGTTGCTGATCCCGCAGCTGCACTTGCTGGGTTGGAGGTCACGACTTTACCACCAGCTGAGGCGACTAAGCCAACATTTATTGGAGTTGAAGGGTTTGAGGGTGACTATGGTGGAATTGAGTTCAGCAATGAGGAGGCTTCACTGGCCGAGGCTTTTCAAGGGTTCAATGCACCATTTGGGGGTGGATTAGATGCATCAGAGTTTGTTACCACCACAAAGAAGGACCATAAGGATAAGAGCATCACTGGTCTTGAGCTTTTGGCCACTAGTGCTGGACAGGCAACAAATGCAGCTGGTGGCACCCCGCTGGAGAACTTGTTGGTGACAAAGAGCACAGAGATGACTGCCCCTGAGTTATACATCGTGGAGGAGATCAATGCAGAATTTAAGGAGTCTATTCTTGCTCGTGTTGGTTTAAAGGGTACAATCTTTCTGCGAACATTGCCACCAAAGAAGGTGGCTGGTAAGGAGACAGAGTTCTCATTCCGTCTTGAGGGCACATCTGGAATGAAGAAGGCTGCATTGCAGAGCGCTGTGTTGAGCAACCTCGAGAATGGGATGTTCCATGTCCGGACACCACCGAAGGAGGAACCCATCCCCATCATGAAGTACAGCTTTCTGCCCAAGCACTCACCTCTTCCTTTGAGGATGCGCCTTGTGAAGCGACATAGTGGAACATTGCTTTCGGTGATGATTCAGTTCGCATCAAACCCAATGATGCCACAGCCGCTGAGCAACGTTACATTCATTATTAAGCTTCCCGTGGACCCAACTCTTCTAAATGTTTCACCCAAGGCTGTGCTGAATCGGGCAGAGAGGGAGCTCAGGTGGCACATCCCAGACATTCCCCTCAAAGGTCCTGCTGGACGGCTGAGGGCTCGGATGCCAGTAGATCAGGACTCAAAGGATGGTGAGCTAGAGGTTGTCGGGATGGTGAAGTTTGCTTACCAAGGGCCATTTACATTGTCTGGCATCAAACTCTGCCCAGCCACTGATGGCACGACTCAGTTTAATGAGGCTGGCCACACTTTCTCCAGCGGGAGTTATCTGTGCATCTAA
- the LOC102703886 gene encoding uncharacterized protein LOC102703886, protein MAAPGGLEQWQKDGFFQAAEEVQESADLMESIYRTWIRERNNGANLEEVNDLQRELKTALGTAKWQLEQFERAVNMSNDKYSLEEGTVARRRQFVVAMEDQISQVEKAINDYSINSDRQGLNWVKLDDEERDDLVAFLSAPAQFSQETKKRESTYHSPSKQKSALIGVDDSRDMMAMSKGRHNTEVSSREIFNAQSEACAEQLNAHSTNLSSDDHWKINIADDKDNDRKLSPNKVEASSQATTFSGIMKTTESFTRIRWLRNSLWKAKSNEHLPLRYDMPNHLDWRVMTLLAQRFNGLTERSRSCFSGWKENSRVSGRMGGLHIQGQQHTTQFGRSIRITLLLVLSIFLIVPFLVYSA, encoded by the exons atggcggcgccggGAGGGCTCGAGCAGTGGCAGAAGGACGGCTTCTTCCAGGCCGCCGAGGAGGTGCAGGAGTCGGCGGACTT AATGGAATCTATCTATAGAACCTGGATTCGTGAGCGCAACAATGGAGCAAATCTTGAGGAGGTGAACGATTTGCAAAGGGAGTTGAAGACAGCATTAGGGACTGCAAAATGGCAG TTGGAGCAGTTTGAGAGAGCTGTAAACATGAGCAATGATAAGTATTCTTTGGAAGAGGGTACGGTGGCCAGGCGTCGGCAGTTTGTTGTAGCAATGGAGGACCAGATTTCTCAAGTAGAGAAAGCAATAAATGATTATTCAATTAACAGTGACAGGCAAGGGCTCAACTGGGTAAAGCTAGATGATGAGGAACGAGACGATCTTGTTGCTTTTCTTTCAGCACCTGCACAATTTTCtcaagaaacaaagaaacGAGAAAGTACATATCATAGTCCATCCAAACAAAAGAGTGCGTTGATTGGTGTGGATGATTCCAGGGACATGATGGCAATGAGTAAAGGCCGACATAACACTGAAGTATCATCCAGAGAAATTTTTAATGCTCAGAGTGAAGCTTGCGCTGAGCAGCTTAATGCTCACAGTACAAACCTGAGTTCAGATGATCATTGGAAGATCAATATTGCTGACGATAAAGACAATGATAGAAAATTATCTCCAAATAAGGTTGAGGCTTCAAGTCAGGCTACTACATTTTCTGGTATCATGAAAACCACCGAGTCTTTCACAAGAATAAGATGGTTGAGGAATAGCTTGTGGAAAGCCAAGAGCAATGAACATCTTCCATTAAGATATGATATGCCAAATCACTTAGACTGGAGGGTTATGACTTTATTAGCACAG AGGTTTAATGGGCTAACTGAAAGAAGTAGGAGTTGTTTCAGTGGTTGGAAAGAAAACTCGAGGGTATCTGGAAGGATGGGTGGGCTTCATATACAAGGCCAGCAACACACCACTCAGTTTGGTCGTTCCATTCGAATCACCCTTTTACTGGTGTTGAGTATCTTTCTGATTG TGCCATTTCTCGTGTATTCTGCTTGA